A single window of Ignavibacteriota bacterium DNA harbors:
- a CDS encoding YchF/TatD family DNA exonuclease yields the protein MFVDTHAHMFYPNFEGELEQIVERAKLAGVKYILVPGTDLGTSKKAIELAEQFDGIYAAVGVHPHDTKEWQDSDIEILEEFSKHPKVVAIGEIGLDYYYDFSPKEIQIKAFKAQIELALKVNKPIIVHNRESNDDIMTIIRSYLNTNLRCHFHCFAGSKNDAAELTAMGHYLSFTGNITFKKADNLREILKSVSLENLLLETDSPFMTPVPYRGQRNEPSYIPLIAETVAEIKNTSLDDVSRITNYNVHRLYGIGEKAKVSYTYKIGNSLYINVTNRCNADCVFCDRKGEAVMKGYNLKMNKSEEPEADVYISEIGDPKKYNEIVFCGYGEPTIRWDVVKQIAKYVKDNGGKTRINTDGHGNFINKRDITPELAGLIDVVSISLNSTDPNQYAELMRVSPELHKEMIDFAQKAKSYTRVVLSIVGLDEVDKEKAKDFVLNQIGVEFREREYF from the coding sequence ATGTTTGTAGATACACACGCTCATATGTTTTATCCAAATTTTGAAGGAGAACTTGAGCAAATTGTAGAAAGAGCAAAACTTGCCGGTGTTAAATATATATTGGTTCCAGGTACAGATCTTGGGACTTCTAAAAAAGCAATAGAATTAGCCGAGCAATTTGATGGAATTTACGCTGCCGTAGGCGTTCATCCTCATGATACAAAAGAATGGCAAGATTCTGATATTGAAATTTTAGAAGAATTTTCCAAGCATCCAAAAGTTGTCGCAATTGGCGAAATTGGGTTGGATTATTATTATGATTTTTCACCTAAAGAAATTCAAATAAAAGCTTTTAAAGCTCAAATTGAATTGGCGTTGAAAGTTAATAAACCTATAATTGTGCATAATAGAGAATCAAATGATGATATTATGACAATTATAAGATCATACTTAAACACTAATTTAAGATGTCATTTTCATTGCTTTGCCGGCAGTAAAAATGATGCCGCAGAACTGACGGCAATGGGACACTATTTATCTTTTACCGGAAATATAACTTTTAAAAAAGCAGATAATCTTAGAGAAATATTAAAAAGTGTTTCATTGGAAAATTTGCTTCTTGAAACTGATTCTCCGTTTATGACTCCCGTTCCGTACCGCGGACAAAGAAACGAGCCATCTTATATACCTTTGATAGCAGAAACTGTTGCTGAAATAAAAAATACTTCGTTAGATGATGTTTCGAGAATTACAAATTATAATGTGCATCGACTTTATGGAATTGGTGAAAAAGCAAAAGTCAGTTATACTTATAAAATCGGTAATTCGCTCTACATAAATGTAACGAACAGATGCAACGCCGATTGTGTTTTTTGCGATAGAAAAGGCGAAGCTGTTATGAAAGGTTATAATTTAAAAATGAATAAATCCGAAGAACCTGAAGCTGACGTCTATATTAGTGAAATAGGCGATCCCAAAAAATATAATGAAATAGTATTCTGCGGATATGGCGAACCTACAATCAGATGGGACGTTGTAAAACAGATTGCGAAGTATGTGAAGGATAACGGTGGAAAAACCAGAATCAATACAGATGGACATGGAAATTTTATAAATAAAAGAGATATTACTCCTGAACTTGCCGGACTAATTGATGTAGTTTCAATAAGTCTTAATTCTACCGATCCAAATCAGTATGCGGAGTTAATGAGAGTTTCTCCCGAATTACACAAAGAAATGATAGATTTTGCTCAAAAAGCAAAAAGTTATACAAGAGTTGTTTTGTCAATTGTTGGCTTGGATGAAGTTGATAAAGAAAAAGCGAAAGATTTTGTATTAAATCAAATTGGCGTTGAATTTAGAGAGCGAGAGTATTTTTAA
- the pilM gene encoding pilus assembly protein PilM, translating to MSDLTNQVGINISNTSIQLVEISKKQNIVYLENVDEEFFEENLDPNFKEPKFIHILQNSFNEIVLRKPLNTKKVSVTLPLNFFKIFELPIDKNLTKNDLSEYCNWEFTKLFPTENIKDFSLEKINLETPTYQPFSRLMIYAIKKDLLKRIFKFCLRNNLTLKLADISHVSANSLLLYTNANSNYFSFWIEDKSISLMYVNDGNLVFSKSKYYTDISVVPVFIKNIISEIEDKNLLKNKVTDLVFLGSTISNELINYFNSMQNINFKILNSFEEMKLNISQIKNFGSINPIKFNAALGIALRYII from the coding sequence ATGTCTGACTTAACTAATCAAGTTGGCATAAATATTTCAAATACTTCAATTCAATTAGTTGAGATAAGTAAAAAACAAAATATAGTTTATTTGGAGAATGTTGATGAGGAGTTTTTTGAAGAAAATTTAGATCCAAATTTCAAAGAACCAAAATTCATCCACATTCTTCAAAATTCATTTAATGAAATTGTTTTACGCAAACCTTTAAATACAAAGAAAGTTTCAGTCACTCTTCCATTAAATTTTTTCAAAATTTTTGAACTGCCCATAGATAAAAATTTAACCAAAAATGATCTCTCTGAATACTGCAATTGGGAATTTACAAAACTTTTTCCTACAGAAAATATAAAAGATTTCAGCTTGGAAAAAATTAACCTTGAAACTCCAACTTATCAACCGTTTTCCAGATTAATGATATACGCGATAAAAAAAGATTTGTTGAAGAGAATATTTAAATTCTGTTTAAGAAATAATCTTACCCTTAAATTGGCGGATATTTCTCACGTATCGGCAAATTCATTGTTGTTATATACAAATGCCAATTCAAATTACTTTTCATTTTGGATTGAGGATAAAAGCATTTCATTAATGTATGTAAATGACGGAAATCTGGTGTTTTCAAAATCAAAATACTATACTGATATTTCTGTTGTTCCTGTTTTTATTAAAAATATAATTTCCGAAATAGAAGATAAAAATTTATTGAAAAATAAAGTTACCGATCTTGTTTTTCTAGGTTCAACGATAAGCAATGAATTAATTAATTATTTCAATAGCATGCAGAATATCAATTTTAAAATTCTGAATTCATTTGAAGAAATGAAATTGAATATTTCACAGATTAAAAATTTTGGAAGCATAAATCCAATAAAATTCAATGCCGCGTTGGGAATTGCTCTTAGATATATCATATGA
- the hrcA gene encoding heat-inducible transcription repressor HrcA encodes MNSSELKEREKSILRYVIHQFILTANPVGSRNLSKKFGIGYSPATIRNIMSDLEDSGLLGHPHTSAGRIPTDLGYRYYVNSLMDSPKLNPSEVDFIESQLEQLTFDTNEILKVTSSILSSLTNQLAYVSYPKFGNAVLEKLRLVEVSSSRILVVITINSGMIRTITLEIESGFERKSLKTIERLLNERLSGLTFSEIRDTIKERIKSVSSSEFKPVIRVFLDSVPEIFTDVRSNEDSIITGTKNLLTQPEFIDHKKLSSIIELIEDKDIIIHFMDENVIKNSGEISITIGSESKEEKLNDYSIIIKEYNIGQVAGSIGIIGPKRMRYSHTIAAVVEMAEVLSKIFNK; translated from the coding sequence ATGAATTCATCTGAATTAAAAGAACGCGAAAAATCTATATTAAGATATGTGATTCATCAATTTATTCTGACCGCAAATCCGGTCGGATCACGTAATCTTTCAAAAAAATTTGGTATTGGGTATTCTCCTGCTACTATCAGAAATATTATGTCGGATTTAGAAGATTCCGGTTTACTCGGACATCCGCATACTTCTGCCGGAAGAATTCCAACCGATTTGGGTTATAGATATTATGTTAATTCATTAATGGATTCGCCGAAACTAAATCCGTCAGAAGTTGATTTCATTGAATCTCAGCTTGAACAGTTGACATTTGATACAAATGAAATTCTTAAAGTTACTTCATCAATTTTAAGCAGTTTAACAAATCAGCTGGCTTATGTAAGTTATCCGAAATTTGGCAACGCCGTTTTGGAAAAATTAAGATTGGTTGAAGTTTCTAGCTCAAGAATTTTAGTCGTGATTACTATTAACTCCGGAATGATAAGAACAATAACTTTAGAAATTGAATCGGGATTTGAGAGAAAGAGTTTAAAGACAATAGAAAGGCTTCTTAACGAAAGACTTTCGGGATTAACATTTTCAGAAATTAGAGATACAATTAAAGAAAGAATAAAAAGTGTATCTTCATCGGAATTTAAACCCGTTATTCGTGTTTTTTTAGATTCCGTACCTGAAATATTTACTGATGTTAGATCAAATGAAGATTCTATAATTACCGGAACAAAAAATTTATTAACACAGCCGGAATTTATTGATCACAAGAAATTAAGCAGCATAATAGAATTGATAGAAGATAAAGACATAATCATTCACTTTATGGATGAAAATGTTATTAAAAATTCAGGAGAAATTTCGATAACAATAGGAAGTGAAAGCAAAGAAGAAAAACTTAATGATTACAGTATAATAATTAAAGAATATAATATTGGCCAAGTAGCCGGAAGCATTGGAATTATTGGACCAAAACGAATGAGGTATTCTCATACAATTGCCGCCGTTGTTGAAATGGCGGAAGTCTTATCAAAAATTTTTAATAAGTAA
- the dnaJ gene encoding molecular chaperone DnaJ: MNKRDYYEILGVSKDASNDEIKKAYRKLAMQFHPDKNPDDKSAEEKFKEAAEAYEVLSNADKRAKYDRFGHNGLRGGQDFHSYQNVNDIFSHFSDIFGGGFGGSSIFDDLFNTGRSSRGRQSSSGTPGSDLKVSLKLTLEEIASGVSKTIKIKKHSQCTTCNGTGANSSNGFKTCTVCNGAGEVREVSRSIFGQFVNISVCHNCKGTGKIISDPCKTCSGDGRVYEESKIKVNVPAGVMNNSYMTMRGEGNAGKNGGPAGDIIIVFQELEHEHFLRDGDDLIYDLYLSYPDIVMGTSIEIPTINGRASLKIEPGTQPGKFLKMKGKGIPHLNQHGAGDQLVRINIHVPEKINAKEKELLKELSKMPNISGKK; this comes from the coding sequence ATGAATAAAAGAGATTATTACGAAATACTGGGTGTATCAAAAGATGCATCGAATGATGAAATTAAAAAAGCGTATAGAAAATTGGCAATGCAGTTTCATCCGGATAAAAATCCGGATGATAAATCTGCTGAAGAAAAATTTAAAGAAGCCGCTGAAGCATACGAAGTATTGAGCAATGCCGACAAACGAGCAAAGTATGATAGATTTGGACACAATGGATTAAGAGGCGGACAAGATTTTCACAGTTATCAAAATGTTAACGACATATTCAGTCATTTCTCAGATATATTCGGCGGAGGTTTTGGCGGGTCTTCAATTTTTGATGATCTATTTAATACCGGCAGATCAAGCAGAGGCAGACAAAGTTCTTCCGGAACTCCGGGTTCTGATTTAAAGGTTTCATTAAAATTGACTTTGGAAGAAATTGCTTCTGGTGTGTCTAAAACAATTAAAATTAAAAAACATTCCCAATGTACAACATGCAATGGAACCGGAGCCAACAGCAGCAATGGTTTTAAGACTTGTACAGTTTGCAACGGCGCTGGTGAAGTTAGAGAAGTTTCACGTTCTATTTTCGGTCAGTTTGTAAATATTTCCGTTTGTCATAATTGTAAAGGAACCGGTAAAATAATATCAGATCCTTGCAAAACATGTTCCGGTGACGGCAGAGTGTATGAAGAATCAAAAATTAAAGTTAACGTACCGGCCGGAGTAATGAATAATAGTTATATGACTATGAGAGGAGAAGGCAATGCCGGTAAAAACGGCGGACCTGCCGGAGATATAATTATAGTTTTTCAAGAACTTGAACACGAGCACTTTTTAAGAGACGGAGATGATTTAATCTATGATCTTTATCTCAGCTATCCAGATATTGTTATGGGAACTTCGATTGAAATTCCAACAATAAACGGTAGAGCCAGTTTGAAAATTGAACCCGGAACCCAGCCCGGCAAATTCTTAAAAATGAAGGGAAAAGGAATTCCCCATTTAAATCAGCATGGAGCGGGAGACCAATTAGTTCGGATTAATATTCATGTTCCGGAAAAAATAAATGCCAAAGAAAAAGAATTATTGAAAGAACTGAGCAAAATGCCAAATATAAGCGGGAAAAAATAA
- a CDS encoding phosphoribosylformylglycinamidine cyclo-ligase translates to MKNSYKDSGVDIKTGDETVEKIKLLVNSTFNKNVLSGIGHFGAFYEIDLNECKNPVLVSSVDGVGTKLKVAIDAGIHDTVGQDLVNHCVNDIAVCGAKPKYFMDYMAFGKLNANIAADIVSGFAKACRENNVALIGGETAEMPGLYNEKDYDLSGTIVGVVDKTKIIDGKNIQKGNLLIGFESNGLHTNGYSLARKVLFSKYNLDEKIPEINSNLKTELLKVHRSYLHIIQNLIQNFDIKAFSHITGGGIIGNTKRVVPQELKINIDWNTWKVPAIFNLIQNTGNIDDEEMRMVFNIGIGLVAIINKSDLSEIQNLCRNLNENPIVIGEID, encoded by the coding sequence TTGAAAAATAGTTATAAAGATTCCGGTGTAGATATAAAAACCGGAGATGAAACAGTAGAAAAAATTAAATTATTAGTCAATTCAACATTTAATAAAAATGTTCTTTCCGGAATTGGTCATTTTGGGGCTTTTTACGAAATTGACCTAAATGAATGTAAAAATCCGGTTCTTGTTTCCAGTGTTGATGGAGTTGGGACAAAATTAAAAGTTGCGATTGATGCCGGAATTCATGACACGGTTGGACAAGATTTGGTTAATCATTGTGTAAATGATATTGCCGTCTGCGGAGCTAAACCAAAATATTTTATGGATTACATGGCTTTCGGAAAATTAAATGCAAATATTGCCGCTGATATTGTAAGCGGATTTGCAAAAGCGTGCAGAGAAAACAATGTTGCTTTAATTGGCGGGGAAACAGCTGAAATGCCCGGACTTTATAATGAAAAAGATTATGATCTATCAGGAACAATTGTTGGCGTTGTTGATAAAACAAAAATAATTGATGGCAAAAATATTCAAAAGGGAAATTTACTAATTGGATTTGAATCGAACGGACTTCACACAAACGGTTATTCACTTGCTCGTAAAGTATTATTTTCGAAGTATAATCTTGACGAAAAAATTCCGGAAATAAATTCAAATTTAAAAACTGAGCTGCTGAAAGTTCACAGATCATATTTGCATATAATTCAAAACTTAATTCAAAATTTTGATATAAAAGCCTTTTCACATATTACCGGCGGTGGAATTATTGGAAACACTAAACGTGTAGTTCCACAAGAACTTAAAATAAATATTGATTGGAATACTTGGAAAGTTCCGGCAATTTTTAATCTTATTCAAAACACCGGAAATATTGATGATGAAGAAATGAGAATGGTTTTTAACATTGGAATCGGTTTAGTAGCAATTATAAACAAAAGTGATTTAAGTGAAATTCAAAATCTGTGCAGAAATCTGAATGAAAATCCAATTGTAATTGGTGAAATTGATTAA
- the coaD gene encoding pantetheine-phosphate adenylyltransferase, with protein MKIVIYPGTFDPVTNGHIDVIKRAIDLFDKVVVTVARNPIKSPMFTVEERLIMLKESLKEFPTVQVDSFEGLVVDHAKEVGAIGIIRGLRAISDFEYEFQMALMNRKLYEELRTVFLMPHEKYTYLNSTIVRNLAQFNSDVSDFVPSIVSKMLKEKSAIFNPKQDIRDQ; from the coding sequence ATGAAAATAGTAATATATCCCGGCACATTTGATCCTGTAACAAACGGACATATAGATGTAATTAAAAGAGCTATAGATTTATTTGATAAAGTCGTTGTTACGGTAGCAAGAAATCCAATTAAATCGCCCATGTTTACCGTGGAAGAAAGATTAATTATGCTTAAGGAAAGTTTAAAAGAATTTCCAACTGTTCAAGTTGATTCTTTTGAAGGATTGGTTGTAGATCACGCTAAAGAAGTAGGCGCAATTGGCATTATTAGAGGACTTAGAGCAATAAGCGATTTTGAATATGAATTTCAAATGGCATTAATGAATAGAAAATTGTACGAAGAATTAAGAACTGTTTTTTTGATGCCTCATGAAAAATATACTTATCTAAATTCTACAATTGTAAGAAATTTAGCCCAGTTCAACAGCGATGTTTCTGATTTTGTGCCGTCAATTGTTAGTAAAATGCTGAAAGAAAAAAGCGCGATTTTCAATCCCAAGCAAGATATTAGAGATCAATAG
- a CDS encoding nucleotide exchange factor GrpE, protein MSDIQPENNEELKNSVEPNDAANEKTEEPTEEIKIESAEEKVEEINKISELEDKIKSLQDTLLRKAADFENYKRRTENDQLNLLKYAAESFILKVLPIYDDLNRSVQHLGEDSFESVKEGLKLIFDKFTKILEEQGIKKIDAKGQEFNVEFHEALLQQPSKEFPANTVIEEVDPGYIYKDRVIKHSKVIVSKEVEE, encoded by the coding sequence ATGAGTGATATACAACCAGAAAATAACGAAGAATTAAAAAATTCAGTTGAACCTAATGATGCAGCCAATGAAAAAACAGAGGAACCGACTGAAGAAATAAAAATAGAATCAGCTGAAGAAAAAGTTGAAGAGATAAATAAAATAAGTGAATTAGAAGATAAAATTAAATCGCTTCAAGATACATTGCTTAGAAAAGCCGCGGATTTTGAAAATTATAAAAGAAGAACCGAAAATGATCAATTGAATTTATTGAAATATGCCGCGGAATCTTTCATTTTAAAAGTACTTCCAATTTATGATGATTTAAATAGATCCGTACAGCATTTGGGCGAAGATAGTTTTGAATCAGTTAAAGAAGGCTTGAAATTAATTTTCGATAAGTTTACTAAAATACTTGAAGAACAAGGCATAAAAAAAATAGATGCCAAAGGTCAGGAATTTAATGTTGAATTTCATGAAGCTTTATTGCAGCAACCTTCAAAAGAATTTCCGGCAAACACCGTAATTGAAGAAGTTGATCCGGGCTATATTTATAAGGATAGAGTTATTAAACATTCAAAAGTAATTGTAAGCAAAGAAGTTGAAGAGTAG
- a CDS encoding helix-hairpin-helix domain-containing protein has protein sequence MRNILDYFSHKLSLTAQEIKSAIFIISILFLGLFVKFTNLKLSGRPVDNNEVIFFKNLEKAIEIQQNSAVEQNKIIEKRVDSDLELSDFSVEKFDFNKKLDKNLKLKSIDLNSASVSELTKLPGIGQKTAEKIVEFRQQLNGFKVIEDLLKVKGIGNKKFNTIKKYLYIEK, from the coding sequence ATGCGAAATATTTTAGATTATTTTTCACATAAATTAAGTTTAACTGCACAAGAAATTAAATCTGCAATATTTATAATTTCTATTCTCTTTTTAGGCTTATTTGTGAAATTTACAAATTTGAAATTATCTGGTAGACCTGTTGATAATAATGAAGTTATTTTTTTCAAAAATTTGGAAAAAGCGATTGAAATTCAACAAAATTCAGCAGTTGAGCAAAATAAAATTATAGAAAAAAGAGTTGATTCTGACCTAGAACTTTCAGATTTTAGTGTAGAGAAATTCGATTTTAATAAGAAATTAGATAAAAATCTTAAATTAAAAAGTATTGATTTAAATTCTGCATCTGTTTCTGAATTAACAAAATTGCCTGGAATTGGACAAAAAACCGCGGAAAAAATTGTTGAATTTAGACAACAACTAAATGGTTTTAAAGTTATTGAAGATTTGCTGAAAGTTAAAGGAATTGGCAATAAAAAGTTTAATACTATAAAAAAATATTTATATATTGAAAAATAA
- the rsmD gene encoding 16S rRNA (guanine(966)-N(2))-methyltransferase RsmD, which translates to MRIIAGKLKGRIIKFPKSDLVRPTTDKNKESIFNYLNNKIDFDGIIGCDLYAGTGSLGFEIISRGAKEVHFVENNFVVYKNILSNIELLKIEENCKTFKMTSLKFTSLENQNKYDLIIADPPFFKDDIYQVVKNILENNMLKEDGILLIERSIQTEEEDKKNFKIEPLKRLGDSLIYQFSL; encoded by the coding sequence ATGAGAATAATAGCTGGAAAACTAAAAGGAAGAATAATAAAATTTCCTAAATCTGATTTAGTTAGACCAACTACAGATAAAAATAAGGAATCGATTTTTAATTATTTGAATAATAAAATAGATTTTGATGGTATAATAGGATGTGATCTTTATGCGGGAACCGGATCGCTTGGATTTGAAATTATTAGTCGCGGCGCAAAGGAAGTACATTTTGTAGAAAATAATTTTGTTGTTTATAAAAATATTTTATCAAATATTGAATTGTTGAAAATTGAAGAAAATTGCAAAACTTTTAAAATGACTTCTTTAAAATTTACAAGCTTGGAAAATCAAAATAAGTATGATCTAATAATTGCCGATCCACCGTTTTTCAAAGATGATATTTATCAAGTTGTTAAAAATATTTTGGAAAATAATATGTTGAAAGAAGATGGAATTCTATTAATAGAAAGATCAATACAAACTGAAGAAGAAGATAAGAAAAACTTTAAGATAGAACCGTTAAAAAGATTGGGCGATAGTTTAATTTATCAATTTTCTTTGTAA
- the dacB gene encoding D-alanyl-D-alanine carboxypeptidase/D-alanyl-D-alanine-endopeptidase, with protein MKKNTEFLFAFLFFSTSIFAQNFNKQIEDEINEIYKDDFLKSSMLAVSIYDLTDNKILFQKNEKLLLTPASNMKILTTTTALEFLGTDYSFQTSVFHNGIVMDSICYGDIYVKGGFDPDFTTDDLDSLVLKIVNYGIKEIRGNIYGDVSNMDSLFWGSGWMWDDDPSSDFPYLTPLIINDACVQIEYEPGEINKEVNYKIIPETNYFDVLNNSITKENATEDFEITRDWQSRGNEILIKGSLSSNSKKDTVKINIVNPELYFLYLLKEKLEKQNVEFLGKLDTATAPQFAKLIYTRERKLKDVIVNLNKESDNLSAEMTLRAIALKNLGNPASAQNGIKIIDSLINKTGLNSNDYVLADGSGISRYNLITTELLVDLLKYMFQNSTDNYEVLKNSFPLSGVDGTLSSRMKDTKAYKNVNAKTGTLSGVSSLSGYLKSANSHDITFSIMIQNFIGSSKKARNIQDRICTFLSELSL; from the coding sequence ATGAAAAAAAACACTGAATTTCTATTTGCATTTTTATTTTTTTCAACCTCAATATTTGCGCAAAATTTCAATAAGCAAATTGAAGATGAAATTAATGAAATATACAAAGATGATTTTTTGAAATCATCAATGCTGGCTGTTTCAATTTATGATCTCACGGATAATAAAATTCTTTTTCAAAAAAATGAAAAGCTGCTTTTAACTCCCGCGTCAAATATGAAAATATTAACCACCACAACAGCGTTGGAATTTTTGGGTACAGATTACAGTTTCCAAACTTCTGTTTTTCATAACGGAATTGTGATGGATTCAATTTGCTATGGAGATATATATGTAAAAGGCGGTTTCGATCCGGATTTTACAACCGATGATCTGGATTCTTTAGTGTTGAAAATTGTTAATTATGGTATAAAAGAAATTCGCGGAAATATATACGGCGATGTTTCGAATATGGATTCACTTTTTTGGGGAAGCGGTTGGATGTGGGACGATGATCCTTCGTCTGATTTTCCTTATTTAACTCCGTTGATAATTAACGATGCATGCGTTCAGATTGAATATGAACCAGGTGAAATAAATAAAGAAGTAAATTATAAAATAATTCCAGAAACAAATTATTTCGATGTATTAAATAATTCAATAACGAAAGAAAATGCTACAGAAGATTTTGAAATTACACGCGACTGGCAGTCACGCGGAAACGAAATTTTAATAAAAGGAAGCCTTTCAAGTAACAGTAAAAAAGATACTGTCAAAATTAATATCGTTAATCCGGAATTATACTTTTTGTATTTATTGAAAGAAAAATTAGAGAAGCAAAATGTTGAATTTTTAGGAAAACTTGATACAGCAACTGCGCCTCAGTTTGCAAAACTGATCTATACTCGCGAGAGAAAATTAAAAGACGTAATTGTAAATCTTAATAAAGAAAGTGATAACTTAAGCGCCGAAATGACATTGAGAGCAATTGCGCTAAAGAATTTAGGTAATCCAGCATCAGCCCAAAACGGTATTAAGATAATTGATAGCTTAATTAATAAAACAGGGTTAAACTCTAATGATTACGTGCTTGCCGATGGATCCGGCATTTCACGTTATAATTTAATTACGACTGAATTATTGGTTGATTTATTAAAATATATGTTTCAAAATTCCACAGATAATTATGAAGTTTTAAAAAATTCATTTCCGCTCTCGGGAGTTGACGGTACATTATCAAGCAGAATGAAAGATACAAAAGCTTATAAAAACGTAAACGCTAAAACCGGGACTTTAAGCGGTGTTAGTTCATTATCAGGATATTTAAAATCGGCAAACTCTCATGATATTACATTTTCAATTATGATCCAAAATTTTATTGGAAGTTCGAAAAAAGCAAGGAATATTCAAGACAGAATTTGTACATTTTTAAGTGAACTTAGTTTATAA